From Solea senegalensis isolate Sse05_10M linkage group LG19, IFAPA_SoseM_1, whole genome shotgun sequence, the proteins below share one genomic window:
- the LOC122785545 gene encoding mas-related G-protein coupled receptor member X4-like: MEKPCSNASIYSNYSQILDCVILLNQLERNLKEQLFLQHIETVLTYVIISIGLPLTLVAIYGVLSLVRTDNEAPIYIVNLLVSDLIQFCCMIASVVAKEKTYEDVHLYSLIVSCGFMLCISVKRYLVIAWPLWYHFRRSIKMSVVACVVVWTLPLLFFVLIVFISLSTLRKIMAVLIFLLLPVQIFTVVGTQRALSAASRIPTDEKRRIMALLILVLFTYILVLLPIAPQLIIGELNHLSSFVCKILIKLNPIADLFLYFFLRKGVVDTLLSHVCCCRLRGDDVVST; the protein is encoded by the exons ATGGAGAAACCCTGCAGCAATGCTAGCATATACAGCAACTACAGCCAAATTTTGGATTGTGTCATCTTGTTGAATCAACTGGAGCGTAACCTGAAAGAGCAATTGTTCCTTCAGCACATCGAGACTGTGCTGACGTATGTCATCATCTCCATCGGACTTCCTCTGACGCTTGTAGCCATCTACGGTGTTCTCTCTCTg GTGAGGACTGATAATGAGGCTCCGATTTACATCGTCAACCTTCTCGTCTCTGACCTGATCCAGTTCTGCTGCATGATCGCATCAGTGGTGGCCAAAGAAAAGACTTATGAAGATGTTCATCTGTACAGTCTGATTGTCAGCTGTGGGTTCATGCTGTGTATCTCTGTGAAAAG gtattTGGTCATCGCCTGGCCGCTGTGGTACCACTTCAGACGATCCATCAAGATGTCTGTAGTTGCCTGTGTCGTCGTCTGGactctccctcttctctttttcGTCTTGATCGTTTTCATTAGCCTTTCAACATTGAGGAAAATCATGGCCGTCCTCATTTTCCTTCTGTTGCCTGTGCAAATATTTACGGTGGTCGGGACTCAGAGGGCTCTGTCCGCAGCCAGCCGTATCCCCACTGATGAAAAAAGACGAATTATGGCACTTCTGATTTTGGTGCTGTTCACGTACATACTGGTCCTCCTGCCCATTGCTCCACAATTAATAATTGGAGAACTCAACcatttgtcttcttttgtgtgCAAAATTCTTATCAAGCTAAATCCAATTGCTGACTTGTTTCTGTATTTCTTCCTCAGGAAGGGCGTGGTAGACACACTTTTGTCCCATGTCTGTTGTTGCAGACTAAGAGGTGATGATGTAGTGTCAACCTGA